The following are encoded together in the Apis mellifera strain DH4 linkage group LG4, Amel_HAv3.1, whole genome shotgun sequence genome:
- the LOC724226 gene encoding acyl-CoA Delta(11) desaturase isoform X2, whose product MAPNLSTSLYTKKSQKNVHQEKKNKEKISDQNLSNSKKYEWKIVWKNVILFIYFHIGALYGFYLWCNGTKKYTILWFFVMGFAGSMGVTAGAHRLWSHRAYKAKWPLRFLLMLLQTLSHQNHIYEWVRDHRVHHKFTDTDADPHNAHRGFFFSHIGWLLVRKHSDVIKKGATVDMSDLEKDPIVVFQRRNIGPTENLIVSMLVCGEGWHNYHHVFPWDYKAAELGGYKTNLTTAFIDFCALLGQAYDLKTVSEEMIAKRIARTGSGSSYNKNKIIHHYEDMKWGWGDEDMKPHEIEEIRIYNKKD is encoded by the exons ATGGCACCAAATTTATCGACATCATTATATACGAAGAAATCTCAAAAAAATGttcatcaagaaaaaaaaaataaagaaaaaatatcagaccaaaatttatcgaattccaaaaaatatgaatggaaaatcgtttggaaaaatgtaattctatttatctattttcatatTGGAGCTCTATATGGATTTTATCTTTGGTGTAATGgaactaaaaaatatacaattttatggt tttttgttATGGGATTTGCTGGTTCGATGGGTGTCACAGCTGGAGCTCATAGATTATGGTCTCATAGAGCTTACAAAGCAAAGTGGCCCCTTCGTTTCCTATTGATGCTTCTTCAAACACTTTCTCACCag AATCATATTTATGAATGGGTAAGGGACCACAGAGTACATCACAAATTCACAGATACTGACGCAGATCCGCATAACGCGCatcgaggattttttttttcccatatAGGTTGGCTGCTAGTTCGAAAGCATTctgatgtaattaaaaaaggtGCTACTGTTGACATGAGCGATCTGGAAAAAGATCCTATTGTCGTTTTTCAAAGaag gAATATTGGTCCAACCGAAAATCTAATTGTGTCTATGCTTGTATGCGGTGAGGGATGGCACAATTATCATCACGTATTTCCCTGGGATTATAAAGCCGCTGAACTTGGTGGCTATAAAACCAATCTTACCACTGCGTTTATCGATTTTTGCGCTTTATTGGGACAAgcatatgatttaaaaactgTTTCCGAAGAAATGATTGCAAAACGAATAGCCAGAACTGGAAGTGGATCAAG ttacaataaaaacaaaatcattCATCATTATGAAGATATGAAATGGGGCTGGGGCGATGAAGATATGAAACCTcatgaaattgaagaaataagaatttataataaaaaagattaa
- the LOC724226 gene encoding acyl-CoA Delta(11) desaturase isoform X1, whose protein sequence is MAPNLSTSLYTKKSQKNVHQEKKNKEKISDQNLSNSKKYEWKIVWKNVILFIYFHIGALYGFYLWCNGTKKYTILWFFVMGFAGSMGVTAGAHRLWSHRAYKAKWPLRFLLMLLQTLSHQNHIYEWVRDHRVHHKFTDTDADPHNAHRGFFFSHIGWLLVRKHSDVIKKGATVDMSDLEKDPIVVFQRRLFYVLMPLLCFVIPVGVPCYFWNEQFINSWYNNLARYVFCLNMTWLVNSAAHMWGMRPYDVNIGPTENLIVSMLVCGEGWHNYHHVFPWDYKAAELGGYKTNLTTAFIDFCALLGQAYDLKTVSEEMIAKRIARTGSGSSYNKNKIIHHYEDMKWGWGDEDMKPHEIEEIRIYNKKD, encoded by the exons ATGGCACCAAATTTATCGACATCATTATATACGAAGAAATCTCAAAAAAATGttcatcaagaaaaaaaaaataaagaaaaaatatcagaccaaaatttatcgaattccaaaaaatatgaatggaaaatcgtttggaaaaatgtaattctatttatctattttcatatTGGAGCTCTATATGGATTTTATCTTTGGTGTAATGgaactaaaaaatatacaattttatggt tttttgttATGGGATTTGCTGGTTCGATGGGTGTCACAGCTGGAGCTCATAGATTATGGTCTCATAGAGCTTACAAAGCAAAGTGGCCCCTTCGTTTCCTATTGATGCTTCTTCAAACACTTTCTCACCag AATCATATTTATGAATGGGTAAGGGACCACAGAGTACATCACAAATTCACAGATACTGACGCAGATCCGCATAACGCGCatcgaggattttttttttcccatatAGGTTGGCTGCTAGTTCGAAAGCATTctgatgtaattaaaaaaggtGCTACTGTTGACATGAGCGATCTGGAAAAAGATCCTATTGTCGTTTTTCAAAGaag attattttatgtGCTAATGCCGCTCTTATGCTTCGTGATTCCGGTAGGAGTACCCTGTTATTTTTGGAATGAacaattcataaattcttGGTACAACAATCTAGCAAGATATGTTTTTTGCTTAAACATGACATGGTTGGTAAACTCTGCTGCTCATATGTGGGGCATGAGACCATATGATGT gAATATTGGTCCAACCGAAAATCTAATTGTGTCTATGCTTGTATGCGGTGAGGGATGGCACAATTATCATCACGTATTTCCCTGGGATTATAAAGCCGCTGAACTTGGTGGCTATAAAACCAATCTTACCACTGCGTTTATCGATTTTTGCGCTTTATTGGGACAAgcatatgatttaaaaactgTTTCCGAAGAAATGATTGCAAAACGAATAGCCAGAACTGGAAGTGGATCAAG ttacaataaaaacaaaatcattCATCATTATGAAGATATGAAATGGGGCTGGGGCGATGAAGATATGAAACCTcatgaaattgaagaaataagaatttataataaaaaagattaa
- the LOC724226 gene encoding acyl-CoA Delta(11) desaturase isoform X3, producing the protein MGFAGSMGVTAGAHRLWSHRAYKAKWPLRFLLMLLQTLSHQNHIYEWVRDHRVHHKFTDTDADPHNAHRGFFFSHIGWLLVRKHSDVIKKGATVDMSDLEKDPIVVFQRRLFYVLMPLLCFVIPVGVPCYFWNEQFINSWYNNLARYVFCLNMTWLVNSAAHMWGMRPYDVNIGPTENLIVSMLVCGEGWHNYHHVFPWDYKAAELGGYKTNLTTAFIDFCALLGQAYDLKTVSEEMIAKRIARTGSGSSYNKNKIIHHYEDMKWGWGDEDMKPHEIEEIRIYNKKD; encoded by the exons ATGGGATTTGCTGGTTCGATGGGTGTCACAGCTGGAGCTCATAGATTATGGTCTCATAGAGCTTACAAAGCAAAGTGGCCCCTTCGTTTCCTATTGATGCTTCTTCAAACACTTTCTCACCag AATCATATTTATGAATGGGTAAGGGACCACAGAGTACATCACAAATTCACAGATACTGACGCAGATCCGCATAACGCGCatcgaggattttttttttcccatatAGGTTGGCTGCTAGTTCGAAAGCATTctgatgtaattaaaaaaggtGCTACTGTTGACATGAGCGATCTGGAAAAAGATCCTATTGTCGTTTTTCAAAGaag attattttatgtGCTAATGCCGCTCTTATGCTTCGTGATTCCGGTAGGAGTACCCTGTTATTTTTGGAATGAacaattcataaattcttGGTACAACAATCTAGCAAGATATGTTTTTTGCTTAAACATGACATGGTTGGTAAACTCTGCTGCTCATATGTGGGGCATGAGACCATATGATGT gAATATTGGTCCAACCGAAAATCTAATTGTGTCTATGCTTGTATGCGGTGAGGGATGGCACAATTATCATCACGTATTTCCCTGGGATTATAAAGCCGCTGAACTTGGTGGCTATAAAACCAATCTTACCACTGCGTTTATCGATTTTTGCGCTTTATTGGGACAAgcatatgatttaaaaactgTTTCCGAAGAAATGATTGCAAAACGAATAGCCAGAACTGGAAGTGGATCAAG ttacaataaaaacaaaatcattCATCATTATGAAGATATGAAATGGGGCTGGGGCGATGAAGATATGAAACCTcatgaaattgaagaaataagaatttataataaaaaagattaa